In Pseudonocardia sp. C8, one genomic interval encodes:
- a CDS encoding alpha/beta hydrolase — MFGEFTPFDLTVGPDEVPIHGVRGGDGPPVLLLHGFPQTHAMWAPVAEDLARDHTVVCTDLRGYGRSGRPASGDDHAGYAFRAMAADQVEVMSRLGHDVFAVIGHDRGARVTHRMLLDRPERVTRAALLDILPTAYVYAHVDRALATAYYHWFFFIQPEDLPERLIACDPVGYLHSLLGGWGSGLDAHPVEALASYERAFADPAARHAMMEDYRAGATIDLEHDAASAADGRRITAPTLVLWGAAGVVGANAESPLDVWRREAADPDLVTGEAVAGAGHFLVDERPADTLAALRAFLHR, encoded by the coding sequence GCTGCTGCACGGCTTCCCGCAGACCCACGCCATGTGGGCGCCGGTCGCCGAGGACCTCGCCCGCGACCACACCGTGGTGTGCACCGACCTGCGCGGCTACGGCCGGTCCGGCCGCCCCGCGTCCGGTGACGACCACGCCGGCTACGCGTTCCGGGCGATGGCGGCCGACCAGGTCGAGGTCATGTCCCGGCTCGGGCACGACGTGTTCGCCGTGATCGGGCACGACCGGGGCGCCCGGGTCACCCACCGGATGCTGCTCGACCGGCCGGAGCGGGTCACCCGGGCCGCGCTGCTCGACATCCTGCCCACGGCCTACGTGTACGCCCACGTCGACCGGGCGCTGGCGACCGCGTACTACCACTGGTTCTTCTTCATCCAGCCCGAGGACCTGCCGGAACGGCTGATCGCCTGCGACCCGGTCGGCTACCTGCACTCGCTGCTCGGTGGCTGGGGCTCCGGGCTGGACGCGCACCCGGTCGAGGCACTCGCGTCCTACGAGCGTGCGTTCGCCGACCCGGCCGCGCGGCACGCGATGATGGAGGACTACCGGGCCGGCGCGACGATCGACCTGGAGCACGACGCCGCGTCCGCCGCGGACGGGCGGCGGATCACCGCGCCCACCCTGGTCCTGTGGGGTGCGGCGGGGGTGGTCGGCGCCAACGCGGAGAGCCCGCTGGACGTCTGGCGTCGCGAGGCCGCCGACCCGGACCTGGTCACCGGCGAGGCGGTCGCCGGGGCCGGGCACTTCCTCGTCGACGAGCGGCCGGCCGACACCCTGGCCGCCCTGCGGGCGTTCCTCCACCGCTGA
- a CDS encoding acetyl-CoA hydrolase/transferase C-terminal domain-containing protein encodes MSDVEVTAERGLRELVRPGARIALADACGLPSVLARPLSRVAARAGGIRLVLGWVPGPPPDLDPAAFADIRTVVGGPGVRRLVESGAAHRVPARLSALPALLAGPLRPDLLLATVVAHADGYRFGAESSWMRGLAEDGVPVAAVVSRTAPHAEAGDPLPDVTVLGEVDGDAGRPYAIEAPPPTPADRAIAEAVAALVPAGARVQFGPGRLAGALVTALDVPVHVDSGLLADPVVDLAERGLLRGTPSATALHGSARLHEWADRLGRAGHGVVRPVEYTHDLSRLTTDPGPLVALNTALEIDLDGQVNVEGVAGSAAGMIGGHPDFAAAAARGPGLSVIALPSSHRGRPTLVEQLGGPVTTPSHDVDVVVTDRGTADLRGLGRDERRRALTALWRGAVGPNG; translated from the coding sequence ATGAGCGACGTCGAGGTCACCGCCGAGCGGGGGCTGCGCGAGCTGGTCCGGCCCGGTGCGCGGATCGCGCTGGCCGACGCGTGCGGGCTGCCCTCCGTGCTGGCCCGCCCGCTGAGCCGGGTGGCCGCCCGGGCCGGCGGGATCCGGCTGGTGCTGGGCTGGGTCCCCGGCCCGCCGCCGGACCTCGACCCGGCCGCGTTCGCCGACATCCGGACGGTCGTCGGCGGGCCGGGGGTCCGGAGGCTCGTCGAGTCGGGTGCCGCGCACCGGGTGCCGGCCCGGCTGTCGGCGCTGCCGGCGCTGCTCGCCGGGCCGCTGCGTCCCGACCTGCTGCTCGCGACCGTCGTCGCGCACGCCGACGGTTACCGGTTCGGCGCCGAGTCGTCGTGGATGCGCGGGCTCGCCGAGGACGGGGTGCCGGTCGCCGCGGTCGTCTCGCGGACCGCGCCGCACGCCGAGGCCGGGGACCCGCTGCCGGACGTGACCGTCCTGGGCGAGGTGGACGGCGACGCCGGGCGGCCGTACGCGATCGAGGCTCCCCCGCCGACCCCGGCGGACCGCGCGATCGCCGAGGCGGTGGCCGCGCTCGTGCCCGCGGGCGCGCGGGTCCAGTTCGGTCCCGGCCGGCTGGCCGGCGCGCTGGTCACCGCCCTGGACGTCCCGGTGCACGTCGACTCGGGGCTGCTCGCCGACCCGGTCGTCGACCTGGCCGAGCGCGGGCTGCTGCGCGGCACGCCGTCGGCGACCGCGCTGCACGGCAGCGCGCGGCTCCACGAGTGGGCCGATCGGCTGGGCCGGGCGGGCCACGGCGTCGTCCGGCCCGTCGAGTACACCCACGACCTCAGCCGGCTGACCACCGACCCGGGGCCGCTGGTCGCCCTGAACACGGCGCTCGAGATCGACCTGGACGGGCAGGTGAACGTCGAGGGCGTCGCCGGGTCGGCCGCCGGGATGATCGGCGGGCACCCGGACTTCGCGGCCGCCGCGGCGCGCGGGCCCGGGCTGTCGGTGATCGCGCTCCCGTCGTCGCACCGGGGCCGGCCGACGCTCGTCGAGCAGCTGGGCGGGCCGGTCACCACGCCGTCGCACGACGTGGACGTCGTGGTCACCGACCGGGGCACGGCTGACCTGCGCGGCCTCGGCCGCGATGAGCGCCGCCGGGCGCTCACCGCCCTCTGGAGGGGCGCGGTTGGGCCGAACGGGTGA
- a CDS encoding glutathione S-transferase family protein, producing the protein MGSTGEFVREPLGVAERITADGTSAWPVEAGRYRLVGARACPWANRVIITRRLLGLEDAISLGIAGPLHDERSWRFHLDPGDRDPVLGIEYLREAYEKAIPGYDQGVTVPAMVEIASGKVATNGYADLEFDLSTQWREFHRDGAPDLWPEQHRAEITEIGEGIFHDVNNGVYKCGFATTQEAYEKAYRALWDRLDVLSEHLSTRRYLVGDTITQADIRLWVTLARFDAVYHGHFKANRHKLAELPVLWAYARDLFQTPGFGDTIDFEQIKQHYYGVHLPVNPTGIVPLGPDPAGWLTPHGREELGGRPFGDGTPPGPPPVDERVPAVG; encoded by the coding sequence ATGGGGAGCACCGGCGAGTTCGTGCGGGAACCGCTCGGGGTGGCCGAGCGCATCACGGCCGACGGGACGTCCGCGTGGCCGGTGGAGGCGGGCCGGTACCGCCTCGTCGGGGCGCGGGCCTGTCCGTGGGCGAACCGGGTGATCATCACCCGGCGGTTGCTCGGGCTGGAGGACGCGATCTCGCTGGGGATCGCGGGCCCGCTGCACGACGAGCGGAGCTGGCGGTTCCACCTCGACCCGGGTGACCGCGACCCGGTGCTCGGGATCGAGTACCTGCGCGAGGCGTACGAGAAGGCGATCCCCGGCTACGACCAGGGCGTCACGGTCCCCGCGATGGTCGAGATCGCCTCGGGCAAGGTCGCCACGAACGGCTACGCGGACCTGGAGTTCGACCTGTCCACCCAGTGGCGGGAGTTCCACCGCGACGGCGCCCCCGACCTGTGGCCCGAGCAGCACCGTGCCGAGATCACCGAGATCGGCGAGGGGATCTTCCACGACGTCAACAACGGCGTCTACAAGTGCGGGTTCGCCACGACCCAGGAGGCCTACGAGAAGGCGTACCGGGCGCTGTGGGACCGGCTCGACGTGCTGTCCGAGCACCTGTCGACCCGCCGCTACCTGGTCGGGGACACCATCACCCAGGCCGACATCCGGTTGTGGGTGACGCTGGCCCGGTTCGACGCCGTCTACCACGGCCATTTCAAGGCCAACCGGCACAAGCTCGCCGAGCTGCCGGTGCTGTGGGCCTACGCCCGGGACCTGTTCCAGACCCCCGGCTTCGGCGACACCATCGACTTCGAGCAGATCAAGCAGCACTACTACGGCGTGCACCTGCCGGTGAACCCGACCGGCATCGTGCCGCTGGGTCCCGACCCGGCGGGCTGGCTGACCCCGCACGGCCGCGAGGAGCTGGGCGGCCGCCCGTTCGGCGACGGCACCCCGCCCGGCCCGCCCCCGGTCGACGAGCGGGTCCCCGCAGTCGGCTGA
- a CDS encoding glycoside hydrolase family 3 N-terminal domain-containing protein, which yields MRGRTHPPALRGPAARRRGAGLLTAAVVGALAAGTVAVSAPATTARPGAGAAPPQAAPASVERPVDTCAPMVGALSPRDRLAQRLMVGVDASDPAGARSIVQGSRVGGVFLGGNATALLQGGRMQALQDASRTPLAVAVDEEGGRVQRIDALDGDIPSARQMAATKTPEQVTEIARTRAGQLKARGVTWNLAPSVDVSGQPRASVIGDRSFSDDPETATRYARAWAEGQRAGGVYGVLKHFPGHGNGSGDSHRGSVRTPPLAELERTDLAPYAALVGPGKPLDGRVGVMLGHLEVPGLTGENPASVDPAAYRLLRERYRFDGVVMTDDLGAMKAISDRYGLAEATTRALSAGADIALLSNVTAVGPLLDAAEQALANGRITPAANDAAVARVLESKGLCSRS from the coding sequence ATGCGAGGACGAACCCACCCGCCGGCGCTGCGGGGCCCGGCCGCCCGGCGTCGCGGCGCCGGCCTGTTGACGGCGGCCGTCGTCGGCGCCCTGGCCGCGGGCACCGTGGCGGTCTCCGCGCCGGCGACCACCGCGCGCCCCGGTGCCGGGGCCGCCCCGCCGCAGGCCGCCCCGGCGAGCGTGGAACGGCCGGTCGACACGTGCGCCCCGATGGTCGGGGCGCTCTCCCCGCGGGACCGGTTGGCGCAGCGGCTGATGGTCGGCGTCGACGCGTCCGACCCGGCGGGTGCGCGGTCGATCGTGCAGGGCTCCCGGGTCGGTGGGGTGTTCCTGGGCGGGAACGCGACCGCGCTGCTGCAGGGCGGCCGGATGCAGGCCCTGCAGGACGCCTCCCGCACGCCGCTCGCGGTCGCCGTCGACGAGGAGGGCGGCCGGGTCCAGCGGATCGACGCGCTCGACGGCGACATCCCGAGCGCCCGGCAGATGGCGGCCACGAAGACCCCCGAGCAGGTCACCGAGATCGCCCGGACCCGCGCCGGGCAGCTCAAGGCCCGCGGCGTCACCTGGAACCTGGCGCCGTCCGTGGACGTGTCCGGGCAGCCCCGCGCGTCCGTGATCGGTGACCGCTCCTTCTCCGACGACCCGGAGACCGCGACCCGCTACGCGCGGGCCTGGGCCGAGGGGCAACGGGCCGGCGGGGTCTACGGCGTCCTCAAGCACTTCCCCGGCCACGGCAACGGTTCGGGCGACTCGCACCGGGGCTCGGTGCGCACGCCGCCGCTCGCCGAGCTCGAACGCACCGACCTGGCGCCGTACGCGGCCCTGGTCGGCCCCGGCAAGCCGCTCGACGGCCGAGTCGGCGTGATGCTCGGGCACCTGGAGGTCCCCGGGCTGACCGGCGAGAACCCGGCGAGCGTCGACCCGGCCGCGTACCGGCTGCTGCGCGAGCGGTACCGGTTCGACGGCGTCGTGATGACCGACGACCTGGGCGCGATGAAGGCGATCAGCGACCGGTACGGGCTGGCCGAGGCCACGACCCGGGCCCTGTCCGCCGGTGCGGACATCGCGCTGTTATCGAACGTCACCGCGGTCGGCCCGCTGCTCGACGCCGCCGAGCAGGCCCTCGCGAACGGGCGGATCACCCCCGCGGCGAACGACGCCGCCGTCGCCCGGGTCCTGGAGTCCAAGGGCCTCTGCTCCCGCTCCTGA
- the fabG gene encoding 3-oxoacyl-[acyl-carrier-protein] reductase — MTAITDTQPEQRVAIVTGGARGIGAAITTALARQGVHVAAGYSSNSKAADDLKEKLGAEGASVSVHQGNVGSPEDCQRVVAEVLEQKGRVDYLVNNAGITVDKTVRKMTVDDWHAVLRINLSGAFYMTKAVLDHMTGNQFGRIVNISSVIGQTGSIGQANYASSKAGLIGFSKSLAQEVANKGVTVNCVAPGFIETEMVAAVPEKAMERILAKIPVGRLGQADEIARAVQFLVDDRAGYVTGSVISVNGGLDMA, encoded by the coding sequence ATGACCGCCATCACCGACACGCAGCCGGAGCAGCGCGTCGCGATCGTCACCGGGGGTGCGCGCGGCATCGGTGCCGCGATCACCACCGCGCTCGCCCGGCAGGGCGTGCACGTCGCGGCCGGTTACTCGTCCAACTCCAAGGCCGCCGACGACCTGAAGGAGAAGCTGGGCGCCGAGGGGGCCTCGGTCTCGGTGCACCAGGGCAACGTCGGCTCCCCCGAGGACTGCCAGCGCGTCGTCGCCGAGGTGCTCGAGCAGAAGGGCCGGGTCGACTACCTGGTCAACAACGCCGGCATCACCGTGGACAAGACCGTCCGCAAGATGACCGTCGACGACTGGCACGCCGTGCTGCGGATCAACCTGTCCGGCGCCTTCTACATGACCAAGGCCGTGCTCGACCACATGACCGGCAACCAGTTCGGCCGGATCGTGAACATCTCCTCGGTGATCGGCCAGACCGGCTCGATCGGCCAGGCGAACTACGCCTCCTCCAAGGCCGGCCTGATCGGCTTCTCGAAGTCGCTGGCCCAGGAGGTCGCGAACAAGGGCGTGACGGTCAACTGCGTCGCCCCGGGCTTCATCGAGACCGAGATGGTCGCCGCGGTGCCGGAGAAGGCCATGGAGCGGATCCTCGCGAAGATCCCGGTGGGCCGGCTCGGCCAGGCCGACGAGATCGCCCGCGCGGTCCAGTTCCTGGTCGACGACCGCGCCGGCTACGTCACCGGCTCGGTGATCAGCGTCAACGGCGGCCTCGACATGGCCTGA
- a CDS encoding carboxyl transferase domain-containing protein yields the protein MFSRIAIVNRGEPAMRLINAVREWNAESGPDRRLRTIALYTAVDRRAMYVREADEAVLIGPDDPDHMGASPYLDHAELERALRASRADAVWPGWGFVSEKADFAELCARLGITFVGPSADVMRRLGDKIASKQLAESVGVPMAPWSGGPVADLDAARKAAETIGYPLMVKATAGGGGRGIRFVAGPDQLDEAFERAVSEASRTAGDATVFLERAVSGGRHVEVQVVADATGDVWTLGVRDCSVQRRNQKVIEESASTALDAEQEKLLRDSAADLARAAGYVNAGTVEFLYQPEEKLLSFLEVNTRLQVEHPVTEACTGVDIVKLQLHVAAGGALADVAGSAPDGNGWAIEARLTAEDPEREFAPAPGRIEHLALPSGPGIRVDTGVAAGDVIPPQFDSMIAKVIAWGRDRDEARARLARALRQTAAVIDGGSTNKAFLLDLLDRPELRTGDLKTTWLDGMMAEGYAPPRRIDVALLATAIQSHDGHVARQQDRLFRSAAAGRPEVGYETWHQTDVTAAGQSYKLKVARTRAGRYRVELDGVSIDVDVERNGAYERRLTVGDQSWTVLSVAQDADYLVEVDGAVHRISGGEAGIVRAPAPAMVVALPVTPGQVVSEGDTVAIVESMKLETSLRAPFDGTVAELLVPANTQVDGGTKLVRLEPSADAGVAAAAAGDRADFSAFAPAATDADPAATAADALSALRYQVLGFDVDERQARPQLRRLATARNELAGDDPAVLAGETAVLQIFADLCALSRNRSETDDETGETERNPQEYLYAYLRSRDADDEGLPESFQAKLRRALAHYGITDISDDPDLGPALYRMFLAHRRAPQQVPVVLDLLNWRLQHPESVAGLSPAAREEYLRTLDGLVVATQLRHPVVGDTARLLRYRAFDAPVVAAERARTLHEVRESLDVLAEGRAGDDTAPDRARRIDALVASSEPILGVFGERHDAVLLEVMTRRYYRVRPLRELELTEHAGKPLLTARYQHLGNDRTLFASVIDNNDPAAAAAVAEELRRRVAELDGNRTALVDLYVTSTKADDGGDPDARAERVRAALGRVPGGVLHRVAVAVRPNPRTEHADVDETPTWFTFRPDETGELVEDRRLRGMHPLVADRLRLWRFRNFHLTRLPAALDVHLFRATGREVAADDRLVAMADVREFTVLRDDETGKIRALPQFERALDACINSLRAARAGDRTLARTSWNRIALYVWPEIDVPLSELEPVIRRLAPRTANLGLEQVLVEFRTTDASVTGGQGGPRSMLLRMSRPPGAGLTIRLDEPPTEPMRELDAYDQKVLKARRRGAVYPYEIVPLLTAPIDAGEGTWTEYDLDGSDDSGVPYPVDRAPGGNSANLVLGVVSVPTLRYPEGMRRVVLLGDPTRALGAIAEPECRRVLAAIRLARELDVPIEWFAVSAGAKIAMDSGTENMDWISRVLRGIIEFTQDGGELNVVVTGINVGAQPYWNAEATMLMHTKGILVMTPDSTMVLTGKQSLDYSGGVSAEDNFGIGGYDRIMGPNGQAQYWAPDLSGAVQVLLKHYAHTWSLPGERFPRPAPTTDPVSRDVTTAPHAGPNCEFTTLGEIWSDETNGERKKPFDIRSVMRGVADADHGTTERWADMHDAQSVVVLDAHLGGQPVAMIGIESRPLPRRGPRPVDGPSQFTAGTLFPRSSRKCARAINAASGNRPLVVLANLSGFDGSPESLRGLQLENGAEIGRAIVNFDGPIVFCVVSRYHGGAFVVFSGTLNDNMEIAAITGSYASVLGGAPAAAVVFASEVNDRTAKDERITGLEARIAEATEAGDEATAARLRGELATLRPDVRSEKLGQVADEFDTKHSIERAQSVGSVHRIVSPDQLRPYLVDAVQRGMKRTLDNTGGTE from the coding sequence ATGTTCTCGCGCATCGCCATCGTCAACCGCGGTGAACCCGCCATGCGGTTGATCAACGCCGTCCGGGAGTGGAACGCCGAGAGCGGCCCCGACCGCCGGCTGCGCACCATCGCGCTGTACACCGCCGTCGACCGGCGCGCGATGTACGTCCGGGAGGCCGACGAGGCCGTCCTGATCGGACCCGACGACCCCGACCACATGGGCGCGAGCCCCTACCTCGACCACGCCGAGCTGGAGCGGGCGCTGCGCGCCTCCCGGGCGGACGCCGTGTGGCCGGGCTGGGGCTTCGTCTCGGAGAAGGCCGACTTCGCCGAGCTGTGCGCGCGGTTGGGGATCACCTTCGTCGGCCCGTCGGCCGACGTCATGCGCCGGCTCGGTGACAAGATCGCGTCCAAGCAGCTGGCCGAGTCGGTCGGCGTCCCGATGGCCCCGTGGTCCGGCGGCCCGGTGGCCGACCTGGACGCCGCGCGGAAGGCCGCCGAGACCATCGGTTACCCGCTGATGGTGAAGGCGACCGCGGGCGGGGGCGGCCGCGGCATCCGGTTCGTGGCGGGCCCGGATCAGCTGGACGAGGCGTTCGAGCGGGCCGTGTCCGAGGCCTCGCGGACCGCGGGCGACGCGACGGTCTTCCTGGAGCGGGCGGTCTCCGGCGGGCGGCACGTCGAGGTCCAGGTGGTCGCGGACGCGACCGGCGACGTGTGGACGCTGGGCGTGCGGGACTGCTCGGTGCAGCGGCGCAACCAGAAGGTGATCGAGGAGTCGGCGTCCACCGCGCTGGACGCCGAGCAGGAGAAGCTGCTCCGCGACTCCGCTGCCGACCTGGCCCGCGCCGCCGGCTACGTCAACGCCGGCACCGTCGAGTTCCTCTACCAGCCCGAGGAGAAGCTGCTCTCCTTCCTCGAGGTCAACACCCGGCTGCAGGTCGAGCACCCGGTCACCGAGGCGTGCACCGGCGTCGACATCGTCAAGCTGCAGCTGCACGTGGCCGCCGGTGGTGCGCTGGCCGACGTCGCCGGCTCCGCTCCGGACGGGAACGGCTGGGCGATCGAGGCCCGCCTCACCGCGGAGGACCCGGAGCGCGAGTTCGCGCCCGCACCGGGCCGGATCGAGCACCTGGCGCTGCCCAGCGGCCCCGGGATCCGGGTGGACACCGGTGTCGCCGCGGGCGACGTCATCCCGCCGCAGTTCGACTCCATGATCGCCAAGGTGATCGCATGGGGCCGGGACCGCGACGAGGCCCGCGCCCGGCTGGCCCGCGCGCTGCGCCAGACCGCCGCGGTGATCGACGGCGGCTCCACCAACAAGGCGTTCCTGCTCGACCTGCTCGACCGTCCCGAGCTGCGCACCGGTGACCTGAAGACCACCTGGCTCGACGGGATGATGGCCGAGGGCTACGCCCCGCCCCGCCGGATCGACGTCGCCCTGCTGGCCACCGCGATCCAGTCGCACGACGGCCACGTCGCCCGCCAGCAGGACCGGCTGTTCCGCTCCGCGGCCGCGGGCCGGCCCGAGGTCGGCTACGAGACCTGGCACCAGACCGACGTCACCGCGGCCGGGCAGTCGTACAAGCTGAAGGTGGCCCGCACCCGCGCCGGGCGCTACCGCGTCGAGCTGGACGGGGTCAGCATCGACGTCGACGTCGAGCGCAACGGCGCCTACGAGCGCCGGCTCACCGTCGGTGACCAGAGCTGGACCGTGCTCTCGGTCGCCCAGGACGCCGACTACCTGGTCGAGGTCGACGGCGCCGTGCACCGCATCTCCGGCGGTGAGGCGGGCATCGTCCGCGCACCGGCCCCGGCGATGGTCGTCGCGCTGCCGGTCACCCCCGGCCAGGTCGTGTCCGAGGGCGACACGGTCGCGATCGTCGAGTCGATGAAGCTCGAGACGTCGCTGCGGGCGCCGTTCGACGGCACCGTGGCCGAGCTCCTGGTGCCGGCCAACACCCAGGTCGACGGCGGCACCAAGCTGGTCCGGCTCGAGCCGTCGGCGGACGCCGGCGTGGCCGCGGCCGCCGCCGGGGACCGCGCGGACTTCTCCGCGTTCGCCCCCGCCGCCACCGACGCCGACCCGGCCGCGACCGCGGCGGACGCCCTGTCGGCGCTGCGCTACCAGGTACTGGGCTTCGACGTCGACGAGCGCCAGGCCCGTCCGCAGCTGCGCCGCCTGGCCACCGCCCGCAACGAGCTGGCCGGCGACGATCCCGCCGTCCTGGCCGGGGAGACGGCCGTCCTGCAGATCTTCGCCGACCTGTGCGCGCTGTCGCGCAACCGCTCCGAGACCGACGACGAGACCGGCGAGACCGAGCGCAACCCGCAGGAGTACCTCTACGCCTACCTGCGCAGCCGCGACGCCGACGACGAGGGCCTGCCCGAGTCGTTCCAGGCGAAGCTGCGCCGGGCGCTCGCGCACTACGGGATCACCGACATCTCGGACGATCCGGATCTGGGGCCGGCGCTGTACCGCATGTTCCTCGCGCACCGCCGCGCGCCGCAGCAGGTTCCGGTGGTGCTGGACCTGCTGAACTGGCGGCTGCAGCACCCCGAGTCGGTCGCGGGGCTCTCCCCTGCCGCCCGGGAGGAGTACCTCCGGACCCTCGACGGGCTCGTCGTCGCCACCCAGCTGCGGCACCCGGTCGTCGGCGACACCGCCCGCCTGCTCCGCTACCGGGCGTTCGACGCCCCGGTGGTCGCGGCCGAGCGCGCCCGCACGCTGCACGAGGTCCGGGAGAGCCTCGACGTGCTCGCCGAGGGGCGGGCGGGCGACGACACCGCCCCGGACCGGGCCCGGCGGATCGACGCGCTCGTCGCCTCCTCGGAGCCGATCCTCGGCGTGTTCGGCGAGCGGCACGACGCCGTCCTGCTCGAGGTCATGACCCGGCGCTACTACCGGGTGCGCCCGCTGCGCGAGCTGGAGCTCACCGAGCACGCCGGCAAGCCGCTGCTCACCGCGCGCTACCAGCACCTGGGCAACGACCGCACGCTGTTCGCCTCGGTGATCGACAACAACGATCCCGCGGCCGCCGCGGCGGTCGCCGAGGAGCTGCGCCGCCGGGTCGCCGAGCTGGACGGCAACCGCACCGCGCTCGTCGACCTCTACGTCACCTCCACCAAGGCCGACGACGGCGGCGACCCCGACGCCCGCGCCGAGCGGGTCCGGGCGGCGCTGGGCCGCGTCCCGGGCGGGGTGCTGCACCGGGTCGCGGTCGCGGTCCGGCCGAACCCGCGCACCGAGCACGCCGACGTGGACGAGACGCCCACCTGGTTCACGTTCCGCCCGGACGAGACCGGCGAGCTCGTCGAGGACCGGCGGCTGCGCGGCATGCACCCGCTGGTCGCGGACCGGCTTCGGCTGTGGCGGTTCCGCAACTTCCACCTGACCCGGCTGCCGGCCGCCCTCGACGTCCACCTGTTCCGGGCCACCGGCCGCGAGGTCGCAGCCGACGACCGGCTGGTCGCGATGGCCGACGTCCGGGAGTTCACCGTCCTGCGCGACGACGAGACCGGGAAGATCCGCGCGCTGCCGCAGTTCGAACGGGCGCTCGACGCCTGCATCAACTCGCTGCGCGCGGCGCGGGCCGGGGACCGCACGCTCGCCCGCACCTCCTGGAACCGGATCGCGCTCTACGTGTGGCCGGAGATCGACGTGCCGCTGTCCGAGCTCGAGCCGGTCATCCGCCGGCTCGCGCCCCGCACCGCGAACCTCGGCCTGGAGCAGGTGCTCGTCGAGTTCCGCACCACCGACGCCTCGGTGACCGGCGGTCAGGGCGGCCCGCGCTCGATGCTGCTGCGCATGTCGCGCCCGCCGGGTGCCGGCCTGACGATCCGGCTCGACGAGCCGCCGACCGAGCCGATGCGAGAGCTCGACGCGTACGACCAGAAGGTGCTCAAGGCCCGCCGCCGCGGCGCCGTCTACCCGTACGAGATCGTCCCGCTGCTCACCGCGCCGATCGACGCCGGTGAGGGCACCTGGACCGAGTACGACCTCGACGGCAGTGATGACAGCGGTGTCCCTTACCCGGTGGACCGCGCGCCCGGCGGGAACTCGGCCAACCTGGTGCTCGGCGTGGTGTCGGTGCCGACCCTGCGCTACCCGGAGGGCATGCGCCGGGTGGTGCTGCTCGGTGACCCGACCCGGGCGCTCGGCGCGATCGCCGAGCCGGAGTGCCGCCGGGTGCTCGCCGCGATCCGGCTCGCCCGCGAGCTCGACGTGCCGATCGAGTGGTTCGCCGTCTCGGCCGGCGCGAAGATCGCGATGGACTCCGGGACCGAGAACATGGACTGGATCTCCCGGGTGCTGCGCGGGATCATCGAGTTCACCCAGGACGGCGGCGAGCTGAACGTCGTCGTCACCGGCATCAACGTCGGCGCCCAGCCCTACTGGAACGCCGAGGCCACGATGCTCATGCACACCAAGGGCATCCTGGTCATGACGCCGGACTCGACCATGGTCCTGACCGGCAAGCAGTCGCTGGACTACTCCGGTGGCGTCTCCGCCGAGGACAATTTCGGCATCGGCGGCTACGACCGGATCATGGGCCCGAACGGCCAGGCGCAGTACTGGGCGCCCGACCTGTCCGGCGCTGTGCAGGTGCTGCTCAAGCACTACGCACACACCTGGTCGCTGCCGGGCGAGCGGTTCCCGCGCCCGGCGCCGACCACCGACCCGGTCTCCCGGGACGTGACGACCGCGCCGCACGCCGGCCCGAACTGCGAGTTCACCACGCTCGGCGAGATCTGGTCGGACGAGACGAACGGCGAGCGCAAGAAGCCGTTCGACATCCGCTCGGTGATGCGCGGTGTCGCCGACGCCGACCACGGCACCACCGAGCGCTGGGCCGACATGCACGACGCCCAGTCGGTCGTCGTGCTCGACGCCCACCTCGGCGGGCAGCCGGTCGCCATGATCGGCATCGAGTCGCGGCCGCTGCCCCGCCGCGGCCCGCGTCCGGTGGACGGCCCGTCGCAGTTCACCGCGGGCACCCTGTTCCCGCGGTCCTCGCGGAAGTGCGCGCGGGCGATCAACGCGGCGTCCGGCAATCGGCCGCTGGTCGTGCTGGCGAACCTGTCCGGGTTCGACGGCTCGCCGGAGTCGCTGCGCGGGCTGCAGCTGGAGAACGGCGCCGAGATCGGCCGGGCCATCGTGAACTTCGACGGCCCGATCGTGTTCTGCGTGGTCTCCCGCTACCACGGCGGCGCGTTCGTGGTGTTCTCCGGAACGCTCAACGACAACATGGAGATCGCCGCGATCACCGGGTCGTACGCCTCGGTGCTGGGCGGCGCGCCCGCCGCGGCCGTCGTGTTCGCCAGCGAGGTCAACGACCGCACCGCGAAGGACGAGCGGATCACCGGCCTGGAGGCCCGGATCGCCGAGGCGACCGAGGCCGGGGACGAGGCCACGGCCGCCCGGCTGCGGGGCGAGCTCGCCACGCTCCGCCCGGACGTCCGCTCCGAGAAGCTCGGCCAGGTCGCGGACGAGTTCGACACCAAGCACTCCATCGAGCGGGCGCAGTCCGTCGGCTCGGTGCACCGGATCGTCAGCCCGGACCAGCTGCGGCCGTACCTGGTCGACGCCGTCCAGCGGGGCATGAAGCGCACGCTCGACAACACTGGAGGAACGGAATGA